The following DNA comes from Kitasatospora sp. NBC_01287.
GCTGGACGCCTTCGCCGCCACCGACACCCCGCCGGTGGACGAGGACCTCGACCGCCTCACCCAGCGCGAGCGCGAGGTGCTGCGGCTGATCGCACGCGGCTACGCCTACAAGGAGATCGCCAAGCAGCTCTTCATCTCGGTGAAGACCGTGGAGAGCCACGTCTCGGCGGTGCTGCGCAAGCTCCAGCTGAGCAACCGGCACGAGTTGACCCGCTGGGCGACGGCGCGACGGCTGATCTGAGGCGGCGCCAGCGGCTCGCGTGGGAGTAATCAGGCCGACACCTACGGTAATGTGCCTGATGCACACCGGGTCCTGCGGTCTCGCGCGGGCGCCGTCGATCACCCCTTGCGAGAGTCCGCATGCGCCCAACGCCACTATCGACGCAGCAGGTTGGTGTCGAGTTGTCCACGGTGCGCCTCGGCCCTGCGGCCGGAGGCGGCCGTGCGGCGGAGAAGCGGGGCGCGAAGCCCCGTCTCTACGTGCTCGACGGTCTGCGGTTGCTCGCCGCGCTCGCGGTGGTCTTCTGGCACTACACCGGCTACCAGCGGCATCCGGCCATGTGGGGCGGTGACTCCAGCCGGATCGTGCCGGAGTTCAGCTCCTGGGCCGCCTACGGGTGGTCCGGCGTGGAGCTGTTCTTCCTGATCAGCGGCTTCGTCATCTGCATGTCCGCCTGGGGCAGGACGGTCGGCGAGTTCTTCGTCTCCCGGGTGGTGCGGCTCTTCCCGGCGTACTGGGTCTGCCTGCTGATCACCTCGGCGGTGGTCCTGACCACGCGGCCGACCTGGATGTGGAACATCGACAGGTTCCACTACACGGACGTGCTGACCAACCTGACCATGCTGCAGAACGGCGTGGGCGGGGCGATGGACATCGACCCGGTCTACTGGACCCTCTGGATCGAGCTGCGGTTCTACGTCCTGTTCGCCGTGCTGGTGGCGCTGGGGCAGCTGACCTACCGTCGGGTCGTCATGTTCTGCGCGGTCTGGACCCTCGGTGCGGTGGCGGCGGCGGTGTCCGGCTGGGCCGTGCTCGACCTGGTCTTCGATCCGGAGTACGCGCCGCTCTTCATCGCGGGCATCGCGATGTACCTGATCCACCGCTTCGGGCCCGACCTGCTGCTCTGGGGCGTCGTCGGCCTCAACTGGCTCCTCGCCCAGCACCGGATGCTGCAGATCGTGTCCGGCTATCAGACCGACGCGGGTCACCGGCTCAGCTTCACGCTCTGCTTCGGCATCGTCTCGGCGAGCTTCCTGGTGATGATCGCGGCCGCACTGGGCCGGCTCGACCGGATCCGCGGTCGCTGGATCGTGGCTGCCGGCGCGCTCACCTATCCGCTCTACCTCCTGCACGAGGAGATCGGCTGGTTGGTCATCTCCGAGCTGCACACCCGGATGAATCCCTACCTGCTGGTGCTGTCACTCGTGGGGGTGATGCTGCTGGCGTCCTGGCTGGTCCACCGACTGGTCGAGCGGCCGCTCGCCGGCGTGCTGAAGCGGCGGTTGACCGCGGCGCTGGAGCGGGCCCGCCGGATCGACGCGGGGGAGCCGGAGCAGATCTGGTCGAAGGCCGCCGCGTTGACGTGCGAGCCGGCGGCCGACCCGCGCGGCGCCGGTTCCTAGCGGTCTCGAATGCAAGGCTCGGGAGGTGGGCGGAGCATGGTGTCGGACTCGTTCGTCGAGGTCGGGACAGGTCCCGCGGGCGCGGAGAGGGCGGCGGAGTTGGACCACCGGTCATCCGGCTTCTCCCCGTGGGCCCCACGGACCTGGCTGTGGGCCCCACGGACCTGGCCCCTCGAACTGCTGGCGCCGCTCGGCTACTGGGCCTGCACCAGGCTGCTCATGATCACGCTGCTCTTCGCCATGAAGATCAACGCCAACGGTGAGATGCACACGCTCTACGAGAAGTGGAGCCGCCAACTCGCGTCGGGCAGCTATCCGATCGGCGATCCGACCTGGCAGTACCCGCCGGGCGCCGCCTTCGTGATGCTCGCCCCCCGGCTGGTCCCGTGGGTGAACTTCGTCCAGGGCTTCGTCGTCGTCTCCTTCGCTGCCGACGCCGTTGTCCTGGCGGGCCTGCTGCGGGTCGGCCGGCGGGCCGGGCGCAGCCTGACGGGTGCCTGGGCCTGGGTGCTCGGGCTGCCGCTGATGCTCTACCTGCCCTACGCGCGGTACGACATGATCGTCACCGCCCTGGCGGTGCTGGCGCTGCTCACGGTGCGACGCAGCGGCCGGCTGGGCGGGGCGTTCGCGGCGGCGGGCGCGATGGTCAAGGTGTGGCCGGCCTTCGCGGTCTTCGGCGCCCCGCGCGGTCGTGGCCTGTGGTCGATCTGGCTCGGCTTCGCGGCCTCGGCCCTCGCGCTCACGCTGATCGCGGTCGGCTTCTTCCACGGCCCCTTCGACTTCCTGAACGCGCAGGGTGGCCGCGGGGTGGAGTTCGAGTCCCTCGGCGGGACCGTCCTGCTGGTCTCCCGGTTCCTCGGCTACAGCGGCACCATCGAGTACCACTTCGGTTCGATGGAGTTCCTCGGCCCGTACGTCCCCGAGGTCTCCGACGGACTGCTGGCGCTGAGCCTGCTGGGCTTCTGCTGGCTGCTGCTGTGGCGGGCCCGGGCCCGGATCTGGACCGCCGCCACCACGGCCGACGCGGCCCTGGCCGCGGTGCTGGTCTTCGTCACCACCAGCCGGGTCATCAGCCCGCAGTACTTCATCTGGCTGATCGGGCTGGGCGCGATCTGCCTGAGCTTTCGCGCCACGACCCAGCGCGGGGTCGTGGCCCTGCTGGTCGGTGCCACCGCGCTGACCAGCGTGGAGTATCCGCTCTTCTTCGACAACGTGATGCAGGGGTCGGTCGGCTTCACCCTCGTCCTCGTGCTGCGCAACGTCCTCCTGCTGGTGGCGATGGTCCTCTCCTGCGTCAGGTTGTGGCGATCGACGGTGCCGGGATCGAACGGGCGTCTGCCGCGAAAGACCCCGACAAACAGCCGATGTGGTGACGAACAATGACCGACAGACTCGGTTCGACAGGTGCCGCCGTGGACACGACCCTTGCCGATGACGCCCCGCAGGGGACGCCGCCGGAGGCCGACCGGGAGCCGACGGCCCGGCGCGGCGCCCGCTCGCCGCTCTCGTCACTGCGACGGGCGGTGCGCCTGACGCCCTACCGGGTGGCCTGCCTGGTGCTGCTGCTGATCCTCGTGCCGATAGCGGCCCAGTTACCCTGGTCGGGCGACATCGGTCAACACGCCTCCACGATCTGGCGGTTGCGGACCAACCTGGCGCACCCGACCAGTCCGATGATCGACCTGCCGGGGCGCGGGAGTCCGTACTTCTCGCCCTACCAGCTGATCGGCGCGCTGGTCTCGCTCGCCATCGGCTGGACGCCGCTGCGCACGCTGCACCTCCTCGCGGTGGGCAACGTGCTGCTCATCCTGGTCGGGATCGGCGTCTTCGTCCGGGCGCTGTCCAGCCGCCCGTGGGCGCCGGTGTTCGCGGTGCTCTCCTACTTCTTCCTCTGGGGCACCACGGTCGAGGTGTGGAGCGGGTACGAGTCCTTCCTCTCGTTCTCCCTGGGGCTCTCCTACCCGAGCGCCTTCGCGGCCGGGCTGATGCTCCTGCTCTGGGCGGGGGTGCTGAACCTGCTGGGCCGGGTGCCCGAGCGCGGGCCGCTGCCGCGCTCGCTCGCCTTCCGGATCCCGGCGCACCTGACCCTCGGCGTGGTGCTCTTCGCGATCGTGCTGTCGCACCCGTTCACCGGCATCGTGGTCTGCCTCGGCCTGGCCGCGATCATGCTCGGCTCGCTGCGCGACCTCACCCGGCGCGACTGGCTGCTCTGGGGCGGGTCCGCCGCCGTCCTGCTGGCCGGCGTGCTCGCCTGGCCGTACTGGAGCGTGTGGCACCTCGGCGACTCGGCCGCGCTGGACAGCGTGCACCAGAACCTCTTCCACCACCCGCTGGACTGGTTCGGCTTCGCGCTGCTGCTCGGCGTACCCGCGCTGGTGGCGCGCGTCCGGCGGGACCGGCGGGACCCGCTGGTGTGGACGTTCCTGCTGGTGGCGCCGGCCGTGGGCTACGGATGGTTCAGTGGTGACTTCAGCTGGGGCCGGGCCTACCCGGGGCTGATCCTGATGCTGCAGCTGGCGGTGGCGCTGGAGGCGGCGCGGATCCCCTGGTCGCAGTGGTTCAAGCGGGAGTTCTCGCTCCTCCTGACCCTCTCGCTGGCCTTCGGCATCTGGGTCCAGGCGGGCGCGATGTTCTACCTCTTCCCCAAGTCGGACTTCCCCCGGGGCGTCACCGACAACGTCCAGGCCTGGGAGCCGTGGCCCGGCTTCCAGTGGACCACCGAGTACCTCGGCTACGGCGATGTGGTGATGACCACCGGGACCCGGCCGCTGGACATGCTGCCGGCGTACGGCTACTACACCGTGGCGGCCGGCTACCCGGACCCGGCCATCGCGCAGTCGGTGCTCGATCAGCGCGCCCACGACACCTGGGTCTTCTTCTCGAAGGAGGCGACGAACGGGGAGAAGTTCCAACTGCTGAGGGAGTACCACGCCGGCTGGGTGCTGATCCGGCCGGAGGACGGCGTGGTGCCCCGCGGGCCGGGCTTCCAGGTGGTCGCGAAGAGTCCGCAGGGCGAGTACCTGATCAAGGTCACGGCGCCCTGACCAGCCCCCGGCGTCCCAGCCCTCGTCCGCGCCGCCCGTCCGCCAGGTCGGGCGGCGCCCGTCCGGAAAGCGCCGCCATGCCACTCTCCGTGCTCCCAGGCCGCCTGCGACCCGCGCCCGCCGCCAGGGGCCTGCCCGACGAGGGCGGCCCCGCGGGATCCCGGGCCAAGCGCCCCCGGCTCCACGTGCTCGACGGCATGCGGCTGATGGCGGCCCTGGCCGTCATGTCCTTCCACTTCATCGGCAAGCCCGTCGGCTACGACGACACCTGGCGCGAGACCCCGGCCCAGGCGCTGCCGACTCTGCACCGGATGGCGCTCTACGGCTGGACCGGCGTCGAGCTGTTCTTCCTGATCAGCGGCTTCGTGATCTGCATGTCCTGCTGGGGCAAGCGGTCCCAGGACTTCTTCGTCTCCCGGGTGGTCCGGCTCTACCCGGCGTACTGGATCTCGGTCCTGCTGACCAGCGCGGTGGTACTGACGTTCCGCTACGACTTCAGCACCGTCAAGGACATCACCCCGCGGACCGTGATCGTCAATCTGACGATGCTCCAGACGCCGGTCGGGGCACCGCTGGTCGACCCTAGCTACTGGACGCTCTGGACCGAGCTGGTCTTCTACGTGGTCTTCGGCGCGGTCATGGCGGGCGGCCCGACCTACCGCCGGGTGGTGGCCTTCTGCGGCGGCTGGACCTTCGCCGCCGCGATCGCGCCCTCGGTGAACCTCCCGCTGCTGACCACGCTGACCCTCCCGGACTACGCCCCGTTCTTCACGGCCGGCATCACCATGTACCTGATGTACCGCTTCGGCCCCAACCTGCTGCTCTGGGGGATGCTCGGCCTCTCCTGGATGATCGCGCTGTGGCGGCTGGAGGGCACGGTGCAGATGTACCAGATGTACCTGCCGGCCCACTCCATCTCCTGGAGCGTCGCGGCCACCCTGGTCACCCTGTGCTTCCTGCTGGTGCTCGCGGCGGCCCTGGGCCTCCTGAACCGGATCAGGTGGCGCCGGCTCACGGTCGCCGGCGCGCTCACCTACCCGCTCTACCTGCTGCACCAGGAGATCGGCACCACCGGCATCCACCTGTTGCGCCGGTGGCTGGCCCCGCTGCCCACGCTCGTGGTGGTGGTGGTCGGGTTGCTGCTGCTGGCCTGGCTGGTTCACCGCCTGGTGGAGCGGCCGCTCTCGGGCGCCATGAAGAAGCGCCTCGACCTGGCCTTCGCCACGCTGAGCACGGCCGACGCGCAGGCGGGCACACAGGCGGGAGTGCGGGCGAGCACACAGACCGGGGTCCAAGCGGGCGCGCAGAGCGGGGTCCAGGCGGGCGCGCAGAGCGGGGCGCAGGCCGGCGCGGAGCGCGCGTCGGCCGCCGCGAGCCCGGAGCAGGCCGAAGGGGGCCTGCGGTGACCGCCCAGATCACGGCCGCCCCGACGGCCGGCGCCCGCCGCTCGGGCGCCGGACCCGCCGGTCGGCCCCGCGAGCTGCTGGAGCGGGTGCTCCGTGACCTGCGGTACGCGGGACCGGCGCTGCTGGGCTACGCGGTGGTGCGGGCCGTGGGCCTGCTGATGATGGTGCTCAGTCCGCACCCGCAGGCGGTCCTGGGCCGCCTCGGCTCGCTCTGGGACGCGCGCTGGTACGCCGACATCGCGACGCGCGGCTACACGGACGACCTCGGCTGGTCCGGCGCGAACGGCACGCCGTACTCGACCAGGGCCTTCTTCCCGCTCTACCCGATGCTGATCGGAGCCGTGCACGCGGTCCTGCCGGTCACCGTGGGCAGCGCGTCGCTGCTCGTCGCGTGGACGGCCTCGCTGGTCGCCGCCGCCGGGATCTTCGCGGTCGTCGCCGAGCGCTACGGGCGCCGGGTCGGCACGCTCACCGCGGTGCTCTGGGGCGTGCTGCCGCACGCGGCCGTGCAGAGCATGGCCTACTCCGAGTCGCTGTTCACCGCGTTGGCGGCCTGGACACTGTTCGCGCTGCTGCGCCGCCACTGGCTCCGGGCCGGCACGCTGAGCCTGCTGGCGGGCCTGGTGCGGCCCACGGCCGCGGCCGTGGCCGCCGCCGTGGGTGCCGCGGCGTTGGTCGAGCTGGTCGGGCGGTTCCGTGGCCGGCGGGCGCCGGCGCCCGTGGACCGGCCCGGGTGGTGGCGGGTGGTGCTGGGCGCGCTGCTGTCCCCGCTGGGGTTCCTGGGCTACATCGGCTACGTGGACCACGCCCGAGGCACGCTCAGCGGCTATTCGGACGTCCAGTCCGCCTGGGGCACCCAGTTCGACGCCGGGGCCGGCACCTGGCACTGGCTGGAGGCGATGTTCCTGCGCGGCGGCGGCTCCCGGACCACGCTGAACCAGGTGGTGATCGCCGCCGTGGTGGTGGCGTTCGTGACGCTCTTCCTGATCACGGTCGTCCAGCGGCAGCCGCTGCCCTGGCTGGTCCACAGCGCGACGATGCTCGCCGTCGCGCTGGGCAGCAGCGCCACCGACGCGGCCCGGGCCCGGTTCCTGCTGCCGGCCTTCGTCCTGCTGGTGCCGCCGGCCGCGGGCCTGGCCCGGCTGCGCTCGACGGCCTCGCGCTGGTTGGTGATCGGCTCGGCCGCGCTCTGCTCGGGTGCCTACGGGGTCTTCCTGGTCTTCGGGAACATCTACTCGCCCTGACCAGGTCGTTCCCGATCGGGGCCGCCGGGTTCTCCCGGACCCGCCGGGACTGTCGGTGCCGGGTCATAGACTCGGAGGGCCATGAGTAGCCTCTTTGACGACCTCCCGCTGCCCGGCTTCGAGCCCTTCGAGGCCAAGCCCGCCGCCGACGCGCCGCCCGTCGCCTTCGCCGAGGAGCCTCCGCCGGAGGACTACTACGGCCACGAGGGCGGCATCCCGGACGACGAGATCCCGGGCGACCTCTTCGCCACCGACTACGCCGCGCAGGCCGAGCGCGACGCCCACTACCGCAACGGCGCGCACCGGCCGGTGATCGACCCGGTCCAGCTGCTGGAGGGCATGAACGACCCGCAGCGCGAGGCCGTGCTGCACGCCGGCTCGCCGCTGCTGATCGTGGCCGGCGCCGGCTCCGGCAAGACCCGGGTGCTGACCCACCGGATCGCCTACCTGCTCGGCGCCCGCGGCGTGCAGCCCGGCGAGATCCTGGCCATCACCTTCACCAACAAGGCGGCCGGCGAGATGCGCGAGCGCGTCGAGCAGCTGGTCGGCCCGCGCGCGCGGGCCATGTGGGTCTCCACCTTCCACAGCGCCTGCGTGCGGATCCTGCGCCGGGAGAGCAAGCGGCTCGGCTTCACCTCCAGCTTCTCGATCTACGACTCGGCGGACTCGCAGCGCCTGATGGCCCTGGTCTGCCGGGACCTGGACCTGGATCCCAAGCAGTTCCCGCCGAAGTCCTTCACCGCCAAGGTCTCCAACCTCAAGAACGAGCTGATCGACGAGGAGACCTACGCCGCGCAGGCCGCCAACCCGATGGAGCGCAAGCTCGCCGAGGCCTACGCGCTCTACCAGGCCCGGCTGCGCGAGGCCAACGCACTGGACTTCGACGACATCATCATGACCACGGTCAACCTGCTGCAGGCCTTCCCGGACGCGGCCGAGCACTACCGGCGGCGGTTCCGCCACATCCTGGTGGACGAGTACCAGGACACCAACCACGCCCAGTACACGCTGGTGCGCGAGCTGACCGGCGGGGCCGCGGGCGCGGCGCCCAAGCGGACGGTGGACGGCGACCTGGTCAACCCGGCAGCCGCCGGCCTCGCCGACCTGCCGGCCGCCGAGCTCTGCGTGGTCGGTGACGCCGACCAGTCGATCTACGCCTTCCGCGGCGCCACCATCCGCAACATCCTCCAGTTCGAGGAGGACTACCCGAGCGCCACCACGATCCTGCTGGAGCAGAACTACCGCTCCACCCAGACCATCCTGAGCGCGGCGAACGCGGTGATCGAGCGCAACGCCAACCGCCGCGAGAAGAAGCTCTGGACGGCCGGCGAGCATGGCGAGAAGGTGGTCGGCTACGTCGCCGACGACGAGCACGGCGAGGCGCAGTTCATCGCCGAGGAGATCGACCGGCTCACCGACGCGGGCGACGCCCGCCCCGGCGACGTGGCGATCTTCTACCGGACCAACGCGCAGTCCCGCGTCTTCGAGGAGGTGTTCATCCGGGTCGGCCTGCCCTACAAGGTGGTCGGCGGGGTGCGCTTCTACGAGCGCAAGGAGGTCCGCGACGTGCTGGCCTACCTGCGGGTGCTCTCCAACCCCGAGGACACCGTGCCGCTGCGCCGGATCCTCAACGTGCCCAAGCGCGGCATCGGCGACCGCGCCGAGGCGATGATCGAGGCGCTGGCCGCCCGCGAGCGGATCTCCTTCGCCCAGGCGTTGCTGCGCGTCGACGAGGCCTACGGGATGGCGGCGCGCTCGGCCAACGCGGTGCGCAAGTTCAACGAACTGCTGGCCGGGCTGCGGCAGGTCGTCGAGTCCGGGGCCGGCCCGGCCGCCGTGCTGGAGGCCGTGCTGGAGGAGACCGGCTACCTGGCCGAGCTGCAGTCCTCCACCGATCCGCAGGACGAGACCCGGGTGGAGAACCTCCAGGAGCTCGCCTCGGTCGCGCTGGAGTACGAGCAGGATCCGGGCGAGCGGCCGGACGGAGACGGCGAGGGCACGCCGCCGGTCGGCTCGCTGGCCGACTTCCTGGAGCGGGTCGCGCTGGTCGCCGACTCGGATCAGATCCCGGATGCGAATCAGTCCGGGACAGAAGGAGGAAGTCCGGACGAGGAGGACGGCGGCGGCGTCATCACCATGATGACCCTGCACACCGCCAAGGGCCTGGAGTTCCCGGTGGTCTTCCTGACCGGCATGGAGGACGGGATCTTCCCGCACATGCGGGCGCTCGGCCAGGTCAAGGAGCTGGAGGAGGAGCGCCGCCTCGCCTACGTCGGCCTCACCCGGGCCCGGCAGCGGCTCTACCTGACCCGCAGCACGCTGCGCAGCGCGTGGGGGCAGCCCTCCTACAACCCGGCCTCCCGATTCCTGGAGGAGATCCCGGGCGAACTGGTCGAGTGGAAGCGGACCGGCGCCATCGCCGCGCCGCCCTCCCGCGGGTTGTCGACCAGCGGCTCGCGCGGTGGCGGTGGCGGCGGGCTCAGCTCGCAGGGGCCCAAGGCCGGCTGGGGCAAGTCGGCGCGGACGGTGGCCGAGCGCGAGGTGGTCGCGCTCGCGGTGGGCGACCGGGTCAGCCACGACAAGTTCGGCCTCGGCACCGTGGCCGGCACCGAGGGCGTGGGCGACCGGGCGAAGGCGACCATCGACTTCGGCACCGCGGGCCGCAAGCAGCTGCTGCTGCGATACGCGCCGGTGGAGAAGCTGTAGCCCCGCACCTGCGGTGGTGGTGGCGCGGCGGCCGGAAGCTGTAGCCGGTCGAACGGCTGTCGCGCTAACCTCCCCTCAGGCAGTTAGTGCTGGTTAACGTGGAGGCAGTGATGGGTGTGTCAGGCCCGATCCGGGTGGTGGTCGCCAAGCCGGGGCTCGACGGCCACGACCGCGGCGCCAAGGTGATCGCGCGTGCGCTGCGCGACGCCGGCATGGAGGTGATCTACACCGGCCTGCACCAGACCCCCGAGCAGGTCGTGGACACCGCGATCCAGGAGGACGCGGACGGCATCGGCCTGTCGATCCTCTCCGGCGCGCACATGACGCTCTGCGCCCGGGTGATGGAGCTGCTCAAGGAGCGGGACGCGGCGGACATCAAGGTGTTCTGCGGCGGCATCATCCCGGACGAGGACATCACCGAGCTGAAGGCGATGGGGGTGGCCGACATCTTCACCCCGGGTACCTCCACCCGGGACGTGGTGGCCTGGGTCGAGGCCAACCTGCGCACGGCGAGCTGAGCGCGCTCGGTCAGCAGGCCGTCTCGCCGAGGCCCTCGGGGGCGAGCTCGGCCAGCATCGCCGCGCGGAAGCGCAGGGTGCCGGCCAGCCGGCCGAAGGTCTCGGCCCAGGCGGTGTCCGGCGTGGCGTCGGCCGCCAGCGCCTCGACCGCCGGGGCGGTGGCGGGTGCCAGCGAGCGCTCCGTCAGCCCCAGGACACCGCTGTGGTTCCACGGGTAGGACCCGGCCGAGGCCGCCCGCTCCAGGGCGGCCACCACGGCGGTGCTGAGCGGCGGGGTCCATGGTGTGGCGCAGGCGCCGAGCAGTTGGAAGGCCTCGCCGGGGCCGTTGACCCGCAGGAAGGCGGCCGTCCAGGCGGCCCGCTCGGCCGGCGGCAGCACCGCCAGCAGCTTGGCCGGCGCCCCGGCGCGGCCGGCCGCCCCCGCCCGGCGCGGGGGCGGACCGAGCAGGACCCGGGCCCACGCGGCATCGCGCTGGCGCACGGCGGCCCGGGCCCAGGCCTCGTGCAGCTCCTCCCGCCAGGGGCCGGGCGCCGCGGGCGCCTCGGTGGCGCCGGTGAGGTCAGCGGCGTCAGTGCTGTCGGCAGTGCTGTCGGCAGTGCCGGCGGCGTCGACGGCATCGAGCACCGGCAGCGCGAGCAGTTGGGCGGGGGTCAGCCCGAAGGCCGCGGTCCAGGTGGCCAGTGGGGTGGCGGCCAGCACCTCGCCCAGCCACCAGGCCCGCTCGTCGCGCCCGGTGGGCGAGACGAGCGGTATCCCGTCCCGCCGCATCCCCGGATCGCAGGCGGCGGGTGGCGTCACCAGCAGCGCGCCGGTGGTGCCGAGGCGGACCGCGGCCAGTGCCCGCCCGGCCATCCGCCGGCCGAGCGCCGAGCCGGGCAGGGCGGAGAGCAGTTCGGCGGCGGTGGCCCTGACGTTCCTGCCCCGGTCGCCGAGGGCGGCCTCCAGGAACGGTTCGTCGGCCGGGCCGAGCCCCTCCTGAAGGGCGTCCAGGAAGAGCAGGCGGTCCTCGGCCCGTTCGCTCGGCCAGCTGCCGGCCAGCAGTGCCAGGGCGGCGGCCGGGTCACGTCGGCGCAGCCGGGTCAGGTGGGTGACCCGCTCGGCGAAGAGCCCCTCCTGCCAGATGAGGCCCTCATCGGTCGGCGCGTCGGCGTTCACCGTGCGCAGCAGGTAGCGCCACTCCGGGTTCCGCTCGGCCAGCCACCGCCCGAGCGGGCCGACCAGGGCCGCCACCTCCCCGCGCAGCTCGCCGCGGGCCCGAGCGGCCTCCAGCAGGGCCGGGACCTGCGCGGCGGGCGGGCGGTAGCCGTGCCGGTGGGCGGCCGCCAGCCACTGCGGGAGCAGCTCGGTGAGGTTCGCCGCCGCGCCGCCGCCGCGTCCGGCCAGCAGCACGGTGAGTCGCCGCGCGGCGGCCGCGGGCAGCTCGGGGCGGTGATCGGCCGGCGGCGGTTCCTCGGGCGGTACGGCGGGCAGCGGCAGCAGCCCGGCCCGGTGCGTGGCGGTGGCCAGCGCGGCCAGCTCCAGCAGCGCCACCGCCGGATCGGCGCGGTCGACGGCGGTGGCCGCCGCCACCGCGGCGGGTGAGCCGCTCGGCGGGGGCAGCGCGCGCCGGTCGGTGCCGAGCAGGGCGGTGGTGGTCAGCTCGGACCAGTAGTCGTTCATCGGGCCGCTCCTGTACCGGTCAGCGTGATGGCCCGGCCGGTTTCGTCCCAGACCGCGACCGGGGCGAACCCGCGGTGCCCGCACTCGCCGAAGACCGCCACCGGTCGGCCCCGGGCGACGGCGGCCAGCCGCCAGAGCGCGCCGCCGGCGGCACCGTGCACCGGCAGCGCGCCCTGATCGTCCGTCAGCAGCCAGCCACCGGGCCCGCGCACCAGGGCCACCGCGGCCAGTAGGACGGGCCAGGACTCCGTCCACGGGTCGTCGGCGACCGCCTCGCCGTAGGCGGCCGCCGCCGCCGCGACGCTCAGCCCGGCCGCCGGGGCCGGGGCCGGGGCCGGCGGGCCGTGGTGGGGGGCGAGCGCGGCGCGCAGCGGGCGGACGCCGGGGTGGAAGGCCAACTCGGCCTCCAGCCGGTGGCCCAGGGGCAGCGCGAGCTCGATCGCCCGGCCGGGGCGGCCGTAGGCGAGCAGCAGGGCGTCGCGCCCGCTCCCGGCGCCGCGCAGCCAGACCCGGCGGGTGGTCAGTGGCTCCTCGGCGCTGTCCCGGCAGCCGAGCACCAGCCAACTGTCCCGCACGGTCGGGCCGGCCAGCAGCTCGGCGCTGTCGATGCTGAAGCCGACCCTGGCCCGCACGGTGGCGGCCAGCGGCGCCGGCAGCTCGCCGACCCGCAGGTAGGCGGCCGCGAGCAGGTCGAGCAGGCCGCAGGCGGCAAGCTGCTCCTCGGCCGGCAGGGTGGCCAACTCCCTGACCCGCGCGGCGAGTCCTGGCGCCTGGGCGTCCACCATCCGGGCCGCCAGCTGTGCCCGGTCGGCCGCCGCGCCGGCCTGCTCGGCCAGCCCGGCGCGCACCCGGTCGGCCAGCCGCAGCCGCAGCTCCGTGGCCCCCTGCGCGACCCGCGCCGCCCGCCGCTCGGCCCGCCGGCGCGCGGCCGCCGGATCGGCCGGGCCGCCCGCCGCCGCGGTCGGGGCGGCGTGCGGCGCGAGGGAGGGGGCGTGCTCGGTGCTCCAGCGTTCGGCCATGCCCCGAACGTAGAGCGGCGCACTGACAGACCCTCAGGAGTCACCTCCTGGGCGGGTAGACCTTGAACGTCTCGGTGCCGACCGCGAAGGAGAAGGGCTCGGGGAGCTCGACGTCCTCGCCGAACCTGCCGTGCGCGACCACCCGGTAGCCACCGTCGCGGGGGTCGGAGTGCAGCTCCCAGATTCCCTCGTTCGGGTCAACGATGAGGTAGAGCGGGATGCCGCTCAGGGCGTACCAGGCGCGCTTCTTCGCGTAGTCGCTGTCCCGGTCGGTGGAGACGATCTCGACCGTTATGGCCACCCGGTGGGCGGGGAAGGGGTTGGCGTTGTCGGCGGCCTCATCGTGACTGGTGACCACGAC
Coding sequences within:
- a CDS encoding acyltransferase, with protein sequence MRLGPAAGGGRAAEKRGAKPRLYVLDGLRLLAALAVVFWHYTGYQRHPAMWGGDSSRIVPEFSSWAAYGWSGVELFFLISGFVICMSAWGRTVGEFFVSRVVRLFPAYWVCLLITSAVVLTTRPTWMWNIDRFHYTDVLTNLTMLQNGVGGAMDIDPVYWTLWIELRFYVLFAVLVALGQLTYRRVVMFCAVWTLGAVAAAVSGWAVLDLVFDPEYAPLFIAGIAMYLIHRFGPDLLLWGVVGLNWLLAQHRMLQIVSGYQTDAGHRLSFTLCFGIVSASFLVMIAAALGRLDRIRGRWIVAAGALTYPLYLLHEEIGWLVISELHTRMNPYLLVLSLVGVMLLASWLVHRLVERPLAGVLKRRLTAALERARRIDAGEPEQIWSKAAALTCEPAADPRGAGS
- a CDS encoding glycosyltransferase family 87 protein, translating into MVSDSFVEVGTGPAGAERAAELDHRSSGFSPWAPRTWLWAPRTWPLELLAPLGYWACTRLLMITLLFAMKINANGEMHTLYEKWSRQLASGSYPIGDPTWQYPPGAAFVMLAPRLVPWVNFVQGFVVVSFAADAVVLAGLLRVGRRAGRSLTGAWAWVLGLPLMLYLPYARYDMIVTALAVLALLTVRRSGRLGGAFAAAGAMVKVWPAFAVFGAPRGRGLWSIWLGFAASALALTLIAVGFFHGPFDFLNAQGGRGVEFESLGGTVLLVSRFLGYSGTIEYHFGSMEFLGPYVPEVSDGLLALSLLGFCWLLLWRARARIWTAATTADAALAAVLVFVTTSRVISPQYFIWLIGLGAICLSFRATTQRGVVALLVGATALTSVEYPLFFDNVMQGSVGFTLVLVLRNVLLLVAMVLSCVRLWRSTVPGSNGRLPRKTPTNSRCGDEQ
- a CDS encoding acyltransferase; the encoded protein is MPLSVLPGRLRPAPAARGLPDEGGPAGSRAKRPRLHVLDGMRLMAALAVMSFHFIGKPVGYDDTWRETPAQALPTLHRMALYGWTGVELFFLISGFVICMSCWGKRSQDFFVSRVVRLYPAYWISVLLTSAVVLTFRYDFSTVKDITPRTVIVNLTMLQTPVGAPLVDPSYWTLWTELVFYVVFGAVMAGGPTYRRVVAFCGGWTFAAAIAPSVNLPLLTTLTLPDYAPFFTAGITMYLMYRFGPNLLLWGMLGLSWMIALWRLEGTVQMYQMYLPAHSISWSVAATLVTLCFLLVLAAALGLLNRIRWRRLTVAGALTYPLYLLHQEIGTTGIHLLRRWLAPLPTLVVVVVGLLLLAWLVHRLVERPLSGAMKKRLDLAFATLSTADAQAGTQAGVRASTQTGVQAGAQSGVQAGAQSGAQAGAERASAAASPEQAEGGLR
- the pcrA gene encoding DNA helicase PcrA codes for the protein MSSLFDDLPLPGFEPFEAKPAADAPPVAFAEEPPPEDYYGHEGGIPDDEIPGDLFATDYAAQAERDAHYRNGAHRPVIDPVQLLEGMNDPQREAVLHAGSPLLIVAGAGSGKTRVLTHRIAYLLGARGVQPGEILAITFTNKAAGEMRERVEQLVGPRARAMWVSTFHSACVRILRRESKRLGFTSSFSIYDSADSQRLMALVCRDLDLDPKQFPPKSFTAKVSNLKNELIDEETYAAQAANPMERKLAEAYALYQARLREANALDFDDIIMTTVNLLQAFPDAAEHYRRRFRHILVDEYQDTNHAQYTLVRELTGGAAGAAPKRTVDGDLVNPAAAGLADLPAAELCVVGDADQSIYAFRGATIRNILQFEEDYPSATTILLEQNYRSTQTILSAANAVIERNANRREKKLWTAGEHGEKVVGYVADDEHGEAQFIAEEIDRLTDAGDARPGDVAIFYRTNAQSRVFEEVFIRVGLPYKVVGGVRFYERKEVRDVLAYLRVLSNPEDTVPLRRILNVPKRGIGDRAEAMIEALAARERISFAQALLRVDEAYGMAARSANAVRKFNELLAGLRQVVESGAGPAAVLEAVLEETGYLAELQSSTDPQDETRVENLQELASVALEYEQDPGERPDGDGEGTPPVGSLADFLERVALVADSDQIPDANQSGTEGGSPDEEDGGGVITMMTLHTAKGLEFPVVFLTGMEDGIFPHMRALGQVKELEEERRLAYVGLTRARQRLYLTRSTLRSAWGQPSYNPASRFLEEIPGELVEWKRTGAIAAPPSRGLSTSGSRGGGGGGLSSQGPKAGWGKSARTVAEREVVALAVGDRVSHDKFGLGTVAGTEGVGDRAKATIDFGTAGRKQLLLRYAPVEKL
- a CDS encoding cobalamin B12-binding domain-containing protein yields the protein MGVSGPIRVVVAKPGLDGHDRGAKVIARALRDAGMEVIYTGLHQTPEQVVDTAIQEDADGIGLSILSGAHMTLCARVMELLKERDAADIKVFCGGIIPDEDITELKAMGVADIFTPGTSTRDVVAWVEANLRTAS